The nucleotide sequence ACCGCTGCCGCTGTGGTCGTTGTATACTGACATTGTCGTATgcttgaggaggaagtggaagtggaggtcgAGTAGTAGGGGAGGAATATGGACCTAAATACATAGGATCTGACGGTTGATGGACACTGCATCCCATCCCGAGGGTATATGGCTCTTGATTTGATGAGctgagggaggggatgggagtaGAATATGGTCTGTATGTGGTGGATATGTTGAAGATAATCAAAATAAGAGGACAATTCAAGCAAATGTCAATGGTCAAAGCAAGAAAGACAAACGCCATGTGGCTGATGAGAATAGAGTGCCACACCAGTGTTatcaccttgatctcatGGTATAACTCCGCATAACTCCGCTTTTCAACATTTCCAGCGAAATTCCAGTTTGCTATGCTGCTCACCACCATACCAtcgttcatcatcatcgtctttTTATCATTCTgcatatcctcctcttctcctctccacaTCACACCAGATTAGTCTTTAAACATCCTTCTGACTCCACGACGAGATCAATTGGCAGGCTAGTCACATACGCtccaccaacaccaccaaaaAAAAACAAATAGATAATTAGTCAAAATGGGTGCTACTCGAGCCAACAAGGAAATCTACTTTGAGAAGTTGAGAGCTCTTATTGAGCAATACCGTGAGTTGTTTGTTTGGTAGATGGTGAATCAATCTATAGGACTatggagagagggaagagattTTAGATCGCGTGGAAGGAGATCAGCCAGTTTAGATGGATAATGGGACATGCCCTGTATCATGTCGGTCAAAGGGGATGCTATAGGAAGGAGAATGTCGGATTGACTCGCCAACAAATGCTGATAATTCCCACCCCACCCAGCCTCAATCTTCGTCGTCAACATCGACAATGTCTCTTCCCAACAACTCCACATGATCCGACAATCTCTCCGAGGTCGAGCCGTCGTCTTGATGGGTAAGAACACCATGGTTCGACGAGCCATCCGAGGTCTCCTCGCCGAGTTCCCTCAATTCGAGAAGCTCGTCCCTTACATCAAGGGTAACATCGGTTTCGTCTTCACCGGTGAGGACCTCAAGGAGATCCGAGAGATCATCTTGGCCAACAAGGTTGCCGCCCCCGCCAGAGCCGGTGCCATCGCCCCCAACGACGTCTACGTACCCGCCGGTAACACCGGTATGGAACCTGGAAAgacctctttcttccaagCTCTCGGTATCCCCACCAAGATTGCCAGAGGTACCATTGAAATTGTCAATGACGTCCAGGTCGTAGCTGCCGGTACCAAGGTTGGATCTTCCGAAACCGCTCTGTTGAACATGTTGAACATCTCTCCCTTCACCTACGGTCTCACCGTCGTTCAAGTCTACGACAACGGTGCCGTCTTCGCTTCCTCCGTCTTGGACATTGAAGAGAAGACCCTCATCGACGGTTTCGTGTCTGGTATCAAGACCATCGCTGCCATCTCTCTCGCTACCAACTACCCCACCATCGCTTCCGTCATGCACTCGTTGGTCAACTCTTACAAGAACATCCTCAACGTCTCGCTCGCTACCGACTACGAGTTCGAGGGTTCTGCCAAGGTGCGTTTGGCATCCTCTTCTATCCCATTTTTTCCACTTCACGACCATGTTTCGTTTCTCCTCGTTTGCTTAACACGATGTAACAATTTTCTCAATCCACTGGAGATTTCCTAGATctgatcatccccatctgGCTTCATCGCGGATCGGAATGATCAGATCGAAGACGGACCAAACATTATCGCTTTACCTTCTGAATTATCCATTCTACTATTCCTGTTTTACTACTTGGTATGATTAGGAATATTGCTGATCATTTGCATCAAACAAAACAGATCAAGGAATACCTTGCCAACCCCGAGGCCTTCGCTGCTGCCGCCCCCGCCGCTGCCTCTACCGAGTCCgctgctgctgaagctgCCCCTGCCGCCgccaaggaggaggagaaggaggagtcTGATGACGACATGGGTTTCGGTCTTTTCGACTAAGCTTATCCCTCTAAAGGATATGTCTGGTTTGAAAATGGCTCGACCTCAATTTGATTTGTAGATTTCTTTATGTGGATTTGAGCTGTTCTGCATGGTGGATAGTCCTTTGTCGGATGATTCTGCTAGTGTGTATGCTTGGGTCTGATGTGGAAGGATGCATCTCATACTTGACTATAACGTGCGGGGCTTTGTGATGGTGTCCGTCCATCCATTCGTttctctcaacctcattGGAAGTACTGACACTGCTCGTAAGGTATCACAGAGTAGACTTGTAGATTTCAATCACCGTGATTCGTCGGTTTCTACTTGCTAACAAGGGTTCTACCACAACTACTGGTCCTCAAATCACTCTCCTTGCTAGATTCCATCGCTTCATTGACTACTCACCCACCCATGACTCATCAAACATTATAAGCCTGAGCAGGATGCGCTCTATACATATAATGTCCCTGATAAGCCGGCCCCCCAATCGCAGCCCTGCAAAGATTCATGAAGGTGTCAACCACTACTATCTCACTGAATTCATGAATGCTAATTATTCTGGTTCGTCCGACTCACCCCAGAAAAGCACTGATGGCTCCTATCAACCCCAACCACAGTGCCGCCCCATACGTTGCTCTGATCCCCTGATCGTCATATCGTTTTCGAGCAGTTACGAACAACGCCAATGCGAATGATTCGGCTAGGATCGCCATGAATGATCCGAGGAGCTGGCACCGAAGATATAGAAAGATGGGTCAGCGAAATGGTCTCTTGTTAACATTGAATGGGTGCTCGAGTGGGTTCATACCACTTCTTGCGGTGGAACAGTATAGGGAGTCAGGATGAGTACGAagtatcactcacagctgCTGTCCTGAAGTAGACGGGATTCCACATGAATTTACCTACTCTCAACAAGCTCAGGATCAAAGTGATCCAGGCTAGTAGCATGAATAGAGCGGCTATATCGATACCAGAACAAAAATATGATGAATCCATTGTCAGCTTGTCATTCCAAAGAGTACTGTAAATTATGATCCGAATGATCGACTAACTCAAAACCATCCTGTCAAGTGTCAGATGAAAAGAGAACATCgactcacccaatccaaATAAAATCATACTCCCAGTCAACCACCTGATTATCTCCCCTCCGTCCTGCTCATACCCCAGCTGAGGTCCCACGCAGTCCAGCAGACTACAATACCCAAACGCTCCAAATTTGAGCTGGGGGGTGGGGGACGTGAGGAAATAGATGGATTTGATATATGGCGTAGAAAATGTTACGAGTGTTCTACGAGGTGCGATAGCGTCAGCATGAGAAATTGAAGTAATCTGGTCGTTGATGCTTTCTGATATACAGCAGAGTATGATATGAGTGCATGAAGAGATACGCTTGACTCGATCCGAGTTACAGTTTCCCCTTTTAGCTGTACCACCGTCGTCTCATTCAATGGGGTAGTTTTGAGGACTCCCGCAGGCCACAGCTAGCACAGCAACACAACGACCCGCCATGCACTCACAACATCACCCAGCTTATCAAGCTCAACACCAATCCTATCAATATATGTCCTTCGAGACAATCTCGCCATCTGAACATTTCTCGATGTCGTAACGGATTTGCCACCGGAGTTGTACTGTATCTGTTACAAGGTGAATAAGGTTTTCGTCGTTTTCAGAACCAGTACTGTAATTGATTCTGGACAGTCTATTCGATGCAGTCCAAAAGTCGATATAATATCTCGGAACCCAGTAAGTACAACATATCATATGTGGTCTCCCAGAACATTAGCTTGACTCCCAGTTgaaggttgattgatggaagaATACTACCACACAGACACAATACTACCCTTTTAGACCGATACGCTCGGATGACATACAGGGACCAAGATGCGTGGAAGGTTGAACGATATCAATGTTTTGTTGAATGTTGAGTGATCGTGTCATTAACGCGGTATACATACGATTCCATCTAAGGTAATCTAATTAAAAGCACAGCGGATCAAGAtaagaaagaaagatcaaaGAACGACGAAAACACAACACAGAAGTGTCACACTAGCtactcccccttcctctcctcctcaatctccttcaactcatcatccaaccccATCGCACTTCCCGGatcttccatatcttcgTTTTGCCTCTCCAAGAGAGGCTTGATCAGTCGAGTGAAATATGGATGTTCCTTTGGTAGAGGGTTGGCAGCTTGGACTTGGGCGAAATACGATTCGTACACTGATCCATCCCATTTACCCAGTGGTGAATTGATGATATGGTCGGATAGAGCGAAGGAGTCGATCAACGGGACTGTACGATAGGGCGAAATCAGTCAGCCGTGGATAAGGTGTACTGAAGATAGATAGTATGGTTGGTTGACTCACTAGCTACCCCTCGTACTTCCAGACACAATGCATCGACCGCTTCTTGTACCTTGTCGATCTGTTGTGCGTTGAAGTAGCCGTCTGTGCGAAGTCAATGTGAAGAAGTCAGCTTTCTTGCATTTTCGAGCCGTCACTCTATATACTACGAGACATCCACTCACACTTCAAGAAGTACCCCTGCTGTTCCTCAATCTGCCACAACCCGTACAACTTCGCCACTGTCCTCAGAGTCCtactctcctcatcatccttcatctcctcaacGGCTTCCTTGAACAGTCTGAAAATATATCCAATAGTATGCACCTTCGCAGCGATGAATCGGGATTGGGAGCATTTCTCCATGGCCTCGTCCTTTGATTTACCAGATTTCAACAAGGCGACATACTCCTCAGCTGCCTTCTTGATGACGTTGTATGCTACGCAGTTCCATGCTCTCTGGATATCGGACAATGAAAGTGAAGAATCGGATTTGGCGGATAGTAAGGACGAGTCGTTCAAGTAGGCTACTCCTGGTGCGAGCTTTTTGCCTTTGACAGCACCTGCAATATACTCTGTCAGCTGAAAGTCGGTTTTGAAGGCCGAGtgtcagctcacctcccCATGCACCGACGAGGGATCGACCAGCTTGAAGTGAAAGAATGGTGTTGTCGCCTTCCCATGTGCTGTCCACCGATATTAGCTTTTGTTCGATGTTGAGAAGGTAGAAACTTACCATTGAACAGCAAAGTCGGCATACATCAAGGGGAAGTTCGAATATCTGCAAGCTCAATCAGTCAGTCAAGCCTTCGGAAATGTTATGTTCAAAGTACTCACGCAGAGTACCCATGTCCACCACATGACTGACGACACTTGTCAATAGTATCCAAACACGCCCAAGTGCAGAATGCCTGATAATTCATCAGCTCATCGTGATATGTCCAGTGGTCGTCATAGCTTACCTTCAGTCCAGCAGAAGTGGCGTGAGTCTCCTTCAATTTATCGAGAATGTCATTGAGGTTAGGCTTCaacaatgatcagcttggctGTCAACAGTCTCTGGGTGATATAGCAGCTGAACCTCACATCAGACGGTTCCATCGTATCCAATGCCTGAGTCATATCCTCGTACATTACTTGTAACCTAAGACCAGTAAATCCAATAGCAATTGCTTGAGCGACCAGAGGCTAACAATGGTCCAAGAGTGAGCTTCTGATACATGGGCCGGACATTACATGCtagctcaccatcaatctccGTTGGTGAATTGGGTAATCCAACAGCTGAGTTTCTAATTCGTTCTTTCCTGTTGCAAACTGTCGTCGAACAGCTGCATATCGTACAGCTACCGTGAGTGCCTATTTATAGTGGTATGTCAGCTCGTTCAGGTCAACACGTAGTCACCGATCAGCTGCTCACCTTCTTTGCCGAATTTGAAGAATCAGTAACCATCGAAGTTCTTCCTCCAAGTAAAGCACCGTAGGTCAGTTGTGCGAGAGGCTAATGGTGACGTCAGCTAAGAACCACCAGAGATATCCACGAAACTTACCGGCTCAGTGACCACTCCGTCCCTTGAGACTTGAGTATGCTTCATCAACATGTGTGCCCTGGGTACTCTGACATAGGTGAACTGGATATAACCGTTATCTGAAGGACCATTCTGTCAGCTATCGAGATTGGACGTGGGACACAAGATCTGTAGCTTACCTATACCATCTCGTCCCATCTTTTTACCAATATCACCAATAGTCACACCAGGCATCAACGTGAAAGTTCTGAAACAATCGACCTCTGTCAGCACTTGATATGGCAGAATATCAGATACAGTGAGCTCACTTGGTATCTCTCAACTGAGTAACAAAAGTCTTCACCCCGTGTCTCTTCCCATCAATGATCATCTGAGCAAACACAGCCGCATGTGTGGCCGTACTGGCCGCACCTCCGATCCACCACTTCGTAGCTCCCAGATGAGGCGTGTGAATGACGAATTCATCAGACCCTCTATCGAATGTTGCGGTAGTTTCCAGTCCAGCAACATTTGATCCGTGCGCTAACTCGGTCATGGCAAAACAACCTATCACGCCGTTGAGGCCTAGAACACCACGATCGATCCAGTAGCCtaaggtgatgatgattagTATGAGCCCAATCAAAGTAGACGATAGAAAAAAAAAGGGGGGGGGCACTACGAAGGATATTCCATCGGTTCGGATGTGTATAATGGTGAG is from Kwoniella bestiolae CBS 10118 chromosome 6, complete sequence and encodes:
- a CDS encoding 60S ribosomal protein uL10, which gives rise to MGATRANKEIYFEKLRALIEQYPSIFVVNIDNVSSQQLHMIRQSLRGRAVVLMGKNTMVRRAIRGLLAEFPQFEKLVPYIKGNIGFVFTGEDLKEIREIILANKVAAPARAGAIAPNDVYVPAGNTGMEPGKTSFFQALGIPTKIARGTIEIVNDVQVVAAGTKVGSSETALLNMLNISPFTYGLTVVQVYDNGAVFASSVLDIEEKTLIDGFVSGIKTIAAISLATNYPTIASVMHSLVNSYKNILNVSLATDYEFEGSAKIKEYLANPEAFAAAAPAAASTESAAAEAAPAAAKEEEKEESDDDMGFGLFD